A stretch of DNA from Serinibacter arcticus:
CGCGACGAGCTCGCGAAGGTCATCGGGTTCTGGCTCGAGGTGGGCGTCTCGGGGTTCCGGGTCGACGCCGTGCCGTCGTTCGTCTCCCGGACCGACGGCGACAGCGGCACGTCCGAGCGCGACCACCGCGTGCTGCAGTCGCTGCGGCAGTTCGCCCAGCGCCGCTCCGCCGAGGCCATGCTGCTCGGCGAGGTCAACCTCCCCTACGACGAGCAGAAGGCCTACTTCGGGAGCGACGGCGACGGTGAGCTCCACATGCAGTTCGACTTCGTGGCCAACCAGGCGCTGTACCTCTCGCTCGCCCGCCACGATCCCGGGCCCCTGATCACGGCGCTCCAGAGCCGGCCGGAGCTCGCCGCCGAGGCGCAGTGGGGCATCTTCGTGCGCAACCACGACGAGCTCACGCTCGACCAGCTCAGCGACGCCGAGCGCCGGGAGGTGTTCGACGCGTTCGGACCGCAGGAGGACCACCAGGTCTACGGGCGCGGCCTGCGTCGTCGGCTCCCCCCGATGATGGACGGCGACCCGCGCCGCGTCCGGATGATCTACAGCCTGATGTTCTCGCTGCCCGGCACCCCGGTGCTGTTCTACGGCGAGGAGATCGGGATGGGCGAGAACCTGGACATCGACGGGCGGATGGCCGTGCGCACGCCGATGCAGTGGAACCACGACGGCGGGTTCTCGCTGGCGCCGCCGTCGCGCCACGCGACGGCGATGACGTCGGGCGCGTACGGACCACGGCACGTGAACGTCGAGGAGCAGATCAGCGACCCGGACTCGCTCCTGCACTTCGTGAGGAGCCTCGCCCAGACCTACCGGCGCTCACCCGAGATCGGCTGGGGCGAGCTCGCGGTGCTCGATCCCGGGTGCGACGGCGTGCTCGTGCACTCGTGCGACTCGGACGTCGGCCGGTTCGTCGGGGTTCACAGCTTCGCCGACGAGCCGCGCACCGTGCGGTTCGACCTCGGGGAGGAGCCGGACGGCGTCTCCCTCGTGTGCCTGGCGGACGGGTCCACGTTCGAGCCGCTGGACGGCGTGGTGGAGCTCGACCTCGCGGCGTACGGCGCGCGACGGCTGCGGGTGTGCCGGCCCGGGGACCAGCGGCTCCGCTGACGTCGGGGACGCACCTCCCCACCCTGCCCACGAGGCCCGCCGCGTGCCACGATGTGCGCATGGGAACCCCGCCGCACGACGACGACCTCGGCACCGCTGGCGGCACGTCGCCCGGCTCGGTCGGCGGTCCCGGCAGCAGCCGCAGCACCGGCGGCCCGACGACCGCCCCCGCAGGCACGGCCGGGACGACCGGTGCGTTCGCCCCGACGCGGGGTGACCGCGCCGCGGCCTGGTTCACCCACGCGGGCAAGGTCACGGTCATCGCGCTGATCGCCGTCGCCGTCCTCATCGCGGTCTACCTGGCCGCCTCGGCCTTCCTGCCGCGGTGGTGGGCGCAGGTGATCGGCCGTCAGGTCGACGGGAGCATGGGGCAGGGCACGGCCTGGGGCCTGTTCTACGGCTTCCTGTTCACGCTGGTGCCGGTGCTCGTCGTGTCGCTGGTCCGGCGGCGGTGGGCGCAGACCTGGAAGGCCCGCGTCATCATCGTGGTCGTCGCGCTCCTGATCGCCCTCCCGAACTGGCTCACGCTGTGGATCGTCCTCGGCGGGAGCAACGCCGCCCACGCGGGCGAGCGGATCCTCGACGTCCAGGCCCCCGGTTTCCGCGCCGCGACCCTCATGGGCGCGATCGCCGGGCTGCTCATCGGGCTGACCCTGACGTTCACGGCGGTGTGGGTGCGTCGGCGTCGCCAGGCGTTCGCCCAGCGCGAGGCTGCGCTCACGGCTCGCGAGGCCGCGCTGGGTGAGCCGCCGCGCTGACCGCTACGGCTTGCCGATGTCGCCGTACTCCCCGCCCGTGACCCGGAGCAGGTCGTCCGGCGCGAGCTCGATGTCGAACCCGCGCCGGCCGCCCGAGACGAGGATCGTCTCCTGCAGGATCGCGGTGGAGTCGAGCACGAGGCGGTGCGCGAGCTTCTGACCGAGCGGCGAGATCCCGCCCACCACGTAGCCGGTGCGTCGCTGCGCGAGGGTCGGGTCGGCCATCGCCGCCCGCTTGCCCCCGACGGCGCGAGCCACCTCCTTGAGGTCGACCTGCCCCGAGACCGGGGCGACGGCGACGACCAGCTCGCCGTCGACGTCGACCATCAGCGTCTTGTAGACGCGCTCGGGCTCGATGCCGAGCTTCTCGGAGGCCTCGAGGCCGAACGAGGCCGCGCGCGGGTCGTGGTCGTAGAGGTGGGCGACGAAGTCGACGTCGGCCTGCTGAAGGGTGACCGTCGCGGGCGTCCCGGGTGCCGTGGTGCTCACGGACCCAGCCTGCCGGATGGCGCGGGCTCGCGTAGCGTCACCCCGTGAGCATCCTCGACGGCGCCTCGTCCCGTCCCGCGTCCCAGCCCCGTCGCCGACACGGACGAGGCCGCGGCCTCGTGGTCGCGATCGTGGCGCTCCTCCTCCTGGTCGGGATCGCGGTCGTCGTCGACCGGGTCGTGAACGACCGTGTCGAGGCGGGCGTGGCGGAGAACCTCGCCGCGTCCTACGCGGGTGAGGACGTCGATCTCACCATCGGCGGCTTCCCGTTCCTGACCCAGCTCGCGAGCGGGACCTTCCGGGACGTCGAGCTCACCGCCGCCTCGGCGGTGTACGAGGGCTACACGCTGACCGACCTGGACGCTCGCGCGACGGACCTCCCCTACGACGTCGCCACCCAGGTGCTGGGTCGCGCGGGGACGGTCTCGGCGACGGCGACCATCCCGACGGCGACGCTGGAGTCCCTCGCGGCGACCCAGCTCGCCGACGCCGACCTCACGCTCACGACGCGCGACGGCGCTCTCGTCGCCGGCACCGAGGTGCTCGGCGGGCTGACGGTCGACATCGGGTTGCTGCCTCGGGCCGCGGACGGTCAGATCGCCGTCGACATCGGCACCGTGAGCATCGCCGGGTTCGAGGTGCCGCTGGACCAGCTGCCCGCCGGGCTGGCCGATCGTCTCACCGACATCCGCATCGACCTCCCCGGCCTGCCGGCGGGTCTCGGGCTCACGTCGCTCGAGGTCGTCGAGACGGGAGTTCGCGCCACGGTCGAGGGCGTCGACGTCGACCTCGCCGAGGCCGCCGCCTGACCGCCCCGGCCCAGCGGCCGGACCGGCCGCACCGGCCCTACCCCAGCGTCTCCGGCAGCTCGCGCGTCTCGCCGAGCACGTGCTCGGCCAGGAACGCCTCGACCACCTCGTACCAGACCTTCGCGTGCTGCGGCGTGAGGATCCAGTGGTTCTCGTCGGGGAAGTACAGGAACCGGTGGACGGTCGACCCATCGGCGTCCGCGGGCAGCCCGGACTTCTCCAGGAGCTCCGCCCACAGCCGCAGCCCCTCGCCGATCGGCACGCGATAGTCCTTGTCGCCGTGGATGACGAGCATCGGGGTGCGGATGTCCCCGACGAAGCGGTGCGGCGAGTTCGCCAGCGCCATCTCGTGGGTCATCTCCCGCGCCCAGTAGTAGGCGGCGTCCGTCGTCGGGCCGAACTGGTCCAGCGCCCACAGGCTCGCGTGGGTGACGACGGCGCGGAACCGGTCCGTGTGCCCCGCCACCCAGTTGGCCATGTAGCCGCCGAACGACCCGCCCATCGCGGCGGTCCGGGTCTCGTCGACGTCGGCGCGCGCCTCGACCGCATCGGTCGCCGCCATCAGGTCGGTGTACGGCGCCTCGCCCCACGCGCCCCAGCCGCGCTGGATGAAGTCCTGGCCGTAGCCGGTCGAGAGGGCGGGGTCGGGCAGCAGGACGGCGTAGCCGCGGGCGACCATGATCCACGGGTTCCAGCGCCAGCTCCACGCGTTCCAGGAGCCGAGCGGGCCGCCGTGGATCCACAGCAGCAGCGGCGCCGGGCTCTCTGCCGACGCATCCTCCGGCAGCGCCAGGTAGGACCGGACGGTGTGGGTGCTCCCGTCGGCGTCGGTCACCGTGGTGGCGACGTCCTCGAGCCGGCCCGGCAGCACGGGCCGCTCGGACGGTCCGCGCAGCGGCGTCACGCGCTCCTGCGTGCCGGTGAGGTCGATCCGCACGACCTCGCCCGGGTAGGCGTAGCTGGCCCGCACCGCGAACGCGTGCTTGCCCTCGGGGGCGACGACGACGCTGCCGTACGCGCCGTCGTCGGTCAGCCGCTCGGGCTCGCCGCCGGCGAGCAGCACCCGGAACACCGGCGAGTGGCCGTGCTCGTCGGCCGTCACGAGCAGGCCGGCGGAGTCGGGCAGCCAGGTCAGCGACGTCGGCCAGCGGTCCCAGCCGTCAGCGAGCCGACGCGGCTCGCCGCCCGTGCTCGGCACGATCCAGGCGGTCACGCGCGGGGCGTGGTGCGGGTCGGAGATCGACTCGGAGGTGTAGGCCACCCAGGCGCCGTCGGGGCTGATCGACGCGACGGCGAGGTCCGCCTCCTCGTCCGCCACGAGCACCGTGCGCTCACCGGTCGCGACGTCGATCCGCACCAGGTGCTCGCGCACCGACGCGCCCGCGGAGGTGTGCCAGTCGGCCACGACGAACGTGCCGTCGTCGCTCAGCGCGAACGAGGACTCGATCAGCGCCTTGCCGGCGTCGGGGGTGAGGTCGCGGGTGCCGCGGGTGTCGTCGGGGCCCGGCTCGGCGGTCGGAACGGTGACGAGCTCCGGGGTCGCGACGGCGTCGCTCGCGTCCTCCGTCGTGCCCTCGCCGTCGTCCTCGGGCAGCGGCGCACCCTCGACGGCGAACAGCCGCGGGGCGTCCGGCCCGAGGTCGTGGTCCCAGTAGCGGACGGGGTAGCCGGTGTGCAGGATCGCGGCGACCTTCTTGTCCTTGCGCGTCTTGCGGAGGCGGCGCTCGGCCGCCTCGTCCGTCGCACCCGGCAGCGTGTCCGCGGTGACGACGACGCGGTCGGACGCCCGGGCGGTCAGCACACCCGAGATGCCACCGGGACGGCGCGCGAGCACGTGCGCCTCTCCCCCGGCGGCCGGCAGCCGCCAGACGCAGGGCTTGGCGTCCTCGCCGTCCTCGGCACGCGCGGCGACGAACAGGAGGTCGCCGGACGCGGTGAACGCCGGACCGCCCTCACCCTTGGCGCCGCGGGTGAGGCGCCGCGCGGAGGCCTCACCGGACGGGTCCACCTCCCACAGGGACGTGACGTACCTCGTGCGCTTCGGGTCCAGCACGGACTGCGCGACGACGAGCCGCCGCCCGTCGGGAGACAGGGCGATCCCGCCCGTCCGGGGCAGCGCGAGGTAGTCGTCGAGCGTGTGGAACGGAGTGGTCTGGGTCACCACTCTGGTCTATCACGCCGGTCCGACACCCCGGGTCGTCGGGTGCGCGCCCGACGGCACGCACCCCGGCGGGGTCAGGACTCCGTGTCCGTGCGACCGCGTCGTCGGCTCGCGGCCCACAGCCCGGCGCCGCCGCCGAACAGACCGAGCGCGACCAGCGCGCCCAGGCCGACGTCGGCGCCGGTGACGCTGAGGGAGCCACCGGGCCTGCCGGGGGTCGGGCCGGCCGCCGTCGGGGGCGCGGTCACCTGCGGCGTGCCCTGCGGTGTACCGGGCGGTGCGCCCTGCGGCGTGCGGGGCGGCGTCGTCGTCGGGAGCTCCCCGCCGAGCGTGAGAACGACGTCGAAGCTCGCCCGCGCCGGGAGGCCCCCGTTCGCCGCCCGGTTGCCGGTCGTGGCGTCGGCGGGGAGCTCGTAGCTGATCGTCACGGGCGTGGTCGCGCCCTGCGCGAGGGGCACCGTGAGGAACGTCGTGTCACCGTCAGCAGCGAGGTCGGCGAACGACGCCGAGCCACCGTCCCAGGCGAGCGTGAGGTCGTCGTAGACCCCGTCCGTCACGGCCTCGTCGATGTCGACGCCGGTGATGGTCGCCGTCAGCGTGCCCGCCGTCGGGCCGGCGTTGCGCACCTGCAGCGTCCGCCCGGCCGAGTCGCCCGGGACGGCGACCGGCACGCCGACGAACGACTCGGTGGTCGACGACGCGAACGCGTCGCCGTCCCAGGAGAGCTGGATCGCCTCGTCGTGGGCCGGAGCGGCCGACGCCGCTGCCGGGATCGCGAGGAGACCGAGCGTCGTCAGGATCGCCGCGGTGGTTGTCGAGGTGCGCATCATGCTCCCGGACGGAACGTGTCGTAGGTGAACCGCAGCGTGCGGGTGCCCTGGCCGGCGGCCGTGAGCGCGGTCGTGACCGATGCCGACCAGGTCAGGCCCCGGCCCCCGGGCGTGGCCGTGACGGTGCCGTTGGCGCTGCTCGCCGTCGCGCCCGCCGTGTTCGAGTGGCTGCCGGCGTCGCTCGTCGTGCCGCGCGCCGTCAGGCACCACCACTCCGTGGTGACGGCGGTGCCCGCCGAGTAGGCGGCGGAGACGGGCGTGGACTCCTGGGGGTTGGGGGACGGGGCGACGGCGTCGGGCGTGCACGCGGCCCGGTTGGCGACCTTGAAGTAGGCGAGCGTGACACCCGGGTCGGCGAGCGGGGTGCCCGCGGCCCAGGCGCCCTGCCACTGCGTCGCGTACCGCAGCCCCTTGTTCCCCTGGCTGAGGGCGTCGACCTGGAACGCCTGCGCGGCCTTGCCCGAGCTGAGCAGGGCCCCGGCCAGGCCGACTCCGTCGACGGCGACGTCCACGGTGTGGTTCGTGTCGGTGCCGGAGGTGGCGGCGGCCGTGACCTGGCCCGGCAGCCCGGCGGCGAAGTACTCGTAGCCCCAGCTGGAGCTGCCGGCCGCGTTGGCGGCCTGGTCGCTCCACGAGGCGAGCGAGGCCCCGGTGCTGCCGAGGGCGCTCCCCACGAGGAGGGCACCCACCCCGAGCAGGCCGGTGACGGTGGTGGAACGGCGGCTCATCAGAACCCCTCCCCGGTGCGGACCTGCTGGAGCGTCACGGTCAGGGCGCCGAGGTTGACGGCGGCGCCCGCGGCGGCGTTCCCCGGCGTGCGCACCTGGTCGGCGATCGACGTCGGGAACGTCAGCGTGGTGCGGACGGTCAGGTTCCTGGTGACGCCGGCGTTGCTGCCGACCAGCGGCGCGATCGTGACCGGGGAGCCGACGGCCGCCGAGCCCAGCGTGGTGCCGCCGTCGAGCACCGTGTAGCTCGCGGTGGCACCGGCGGGGAGGCTGACCCCGGGGAACGTGACGGCGAACGTCGCGTTGAGGTTGTCGCCCCGGATCAGCGCCGTGGCGCCCTGGGTGATCGTGAAGGAGTCGCCCGGACGCACCAGGAAGGTGCTCGGGTCGATCGTGGTCGGGGTGCCGGCGACGTCGGTGGCGGTGAGGGACCAGACGGGTGTGCCGACCAGCGAGACGTCGAGATCACCGGTGCGGATCGTGCCCGCGGCGACGGCGCCGGGGGCGTCGCCCCAGAGGGCGAACGTCCCGCTGCCGCCGACACCGAGGCCGACCAGGAGCGTGACGCCTGCGACGGCGGGGCGCACCCAGCGACGGCGGGACGGCGGAGCGCCGGTGGCGGCGTCGACGCTGGTTCCAGCGTCCACGCCCTCGGGCTGGGTGTGGCGGCTCATCGGGGGTCCTTGTCGTTCGAGGCGTCGTCGTGGGTGACGACGGGGTCCGCGTCGGTCGCGGTTTTGGCGGGGACGGAGCTGCGGCGACGGCGACCGTCGCGCCAGCCCGAACCGAACAGGTACAGGCCGTAGCCCACGAGGCCGAGGCCGACGGTGGCCACGACCACCGTGGTGCGGTTGCCGGCGGCGTGCGTGACGTGACCGAGGTAGGGCACCGAGTAGATGACCTCGCCCATGATCTGCTCGGGCTCCAGCGGGGCGTCGTCGACCCCGTTGGCGTCGCCGCGGGTGACGTAGGTGGGGCCCTGCGCGGAGGAGAGCACCGAGACCACGCGGTGGGTGATGAGGGTGGGATCGTTCGAGACGGGCTGGAAGGTGACCACGTCACCCACCGTGTAGCGGTCCTGCGGGACCGAGACGACGATGTCTCCCGGGGAGTACGTCGGCTCCATGGAGCCCGAGAGCACGGTCAGCGAGGCGCCGCCCATCACGCGAGGAACGACGGCGAGCGCGAGCGCGAGGCCGACGAGCGCCACGAGGGCGACCGTCACGACGCCCGACAGCACACCACGGAGGAACGACGGCTTCCGGTCGCTCCCCGAGGGGCGCGCGGCGTCGTGACGGGCTCCGGAAGGAGTCCCCGCGGTCGCGCGGGCGTGGCGACGCGAGGTCGCTGGTGCCGTGGTGCTCATGAGGACTCCTTCCGTGTCGCCCGGATCGACCTGGTGCTCGGACCTGTCAGAAACCGGCGCCGGTGCCGGCGTCGCGGGTCTGCTCGAGGCCGACCGCGATGGCGCCGAGGTTGATCGTCGAGTTCGTGTTGACCTGGTTGACGTTCGGGGCGCCCGCGAGGACGGTGACCTTCACGGTGACCTTGACGTTCGCGTCGGTGCCGACGGCGGCCGGCAGCTCCGGCAGGGCCGGGACGTTGTTGACGTTGTCCTCGGAGGTGAAGCTCTGCACGTCGCCCGCGAACGGGACCCAGGTGGTGCCGTCGGTCGTGTAGGACGCGACGCTCTCGACGGTGTACCAGGCGGCCGAGGCGTCCGCCACGGTGGAGGTGAGGTCCGCGACGAGGTTGTCGCCCTCGAGGGCGGCAGAGAAGTAGAACTCGCCCGTGGCGACGTCGCCGGGGACGGCCTTCCACTCGGCGACGTCGATGACGTGGCCCTTGTCGAGGCGGTCGGCCGAGGCGTCGACCCACTCCGTCTCGTCGGCGATGGCCGCGATGTCGAGGTTGCCGGTGGTGATCGTGCCACCGGCGACGTCGGCGGAATCGCTCCAGAGGGCGAACGTGCCGCCGCCGATGAGGAGGGCGGCGCCGGCCGTGCCGGCGAGGATGCCCGTCGTCTTCTTGTTCATGCTGATCTCCTTGACTGACCGAGGTGGATCGCCCCGGGTGAGGGACCGTGATCCGGGCGTGGATCGCGGGTGGTGCGGGTGGTGCGGGGAACCGTTGGTGGTGCGCGGCGGGTCCGGACCGGTTCCAGCCGGGACCGCCGCGGTCTAGGGGGTCTTCCTCAGTCCGCCGCTGGGGGTCCAGTAGCAGTGGAAGGTGGCGCCGGCAGCGAGGGTCGGGACGGTGCAGACCGCATCCGACTTCCGGTTGTCCGTGACGGTGACGGCGGTGAGCGGCGCGGTTCCCGTGTTGCGAACCGTGTAGCTGAAGGTGATGGCCGAGCCGGACGTCCGGGACGAACCCGACGCGATCTCGGTGCTGGCGGCGGGCAGCGCCGTCGACGTTCCGGTGCCCTGCGCCGTCCAGGCCCGCTTCTCCACGGTCATCGTGGTGGTCAGGCTCTGGACGTTGGACACCGTGCACCTCACGTCGTCACCGACGGCGACCCCGGCGATGGTGACGACGGCACCGCTCCGCGTCGGGGTGCGGTTCACGCCGTTGACCGTGCAGGTGGCGTTCGTGAGCGCCCAGCCCTGGTCGGGCGGGATCGTCTCGGTGAGCGTCACGGTCGCGACGCCGGCGGGCTGGGAGTGCTTGACCGTCCAGGTGGCGACACCCGAGGCGTTCGTCGTGGCCGACGACGTCGCGATCGTGGCGACGTTGCCGGCGGAGGTCGCGGTCGCCGTCGCCCCGAAGACCCAGCCCGACGCGACCGCGTTCGGCGCGGAGCCGAAGGGATCGGCGAACTTGGTGACCTGGACGGTGGACTCGCAGGAGAGGCCGGTGGCGATCTGGTCGAGTCCGTCGCGCAGCACCTCCCACCCGGTCTGGAAGTAGTCGGCCTGCGAGGCGTTCACGCCGGGGGCGTAGCCGATCGGGCCGGAGATCGAGCGCAGGTTGCTCGGGTCCTGGCTGAGGCCGGTGCCGACGCCCAGGGTGACCAGACGGGTGCCCCTGGCCTTGACGGCGTTGGCGGAGAAGATCGCCTCCTCCACCTCGCGGAAGGTCGTGCTGTTCCCGGGACCGGCCTCGTTCGTCCCGCGGAGCGTCGGCAGGCCGTCCGTGATGAAGATGGCGACGTCGAACGTCGTGGCCGCGGTCGCCACCTGGTAGAGCCCGCGGTCCCAGTTGGTGCCGTTGTCGCTCGGGACCGTGAGGCCACCGATCTTGGCCGTGAGTGCGTTGTAGCCCGCCGTCGTGTCGACGGACTGCGGCGCGAGCGTCGCGTTGCCGGTCCCCTTGGACGGGGCGTCGTCGCCGAAGGTGAACACGCCGACCGTGCTGCCCGTGCCTCGCAGCGAGTCGACGAAGCCCTGCGACGCGGTGCGCAGCGTGCCGGCGGAGCCGGAGTTGGCGACGGAGGTCGACAGGTCCACCACGAGGGCGACGCGGAGGGCACCGGCGCCGGCGGCGCACTTCGCCTGCAGCGCGGGGTTCGGGTGGGACATCGGCCAGAGAGGTCCGGTGTTGAGGCTGGTGCTCGTGGTCGTCTTGTAGGCCGTGCCCGCGGTGTACGTGGTACCGGCGCGGAGCTGGGCACCGGTCCGGAAGCGGTAGGGCGCGGTGGTGCCCGAGCCCGTGACGAGCGTGTCGTTGATGAACCAGGCCGGCGGGCCGGGGGGTGCGGACTCGGCCACGACCCAGAACTGGACGTCGCGGTTCACGCCGGCGGGCTGGGCCGGAGTCACGACGATCTGCTCGTACTCGAGGCACCCGAGGAACCACGACCGGATGCACGCGCCCCGCACCGTCGTCTGCGCGACCGCCGCCTGCGTCTCGGGGACCGTGAAGCTGCAGTCTCCCTGGGCGTCGGAGGTGCAGCGAGCCCAGTCATCGGCGACGACCGACCCCGGACCGTTCGCGTCGCCGCGCCACAGCCGGAACGTGGCTCCGGGGGCGGGGGCGACGACGGTGTCCGCGGTCCGCGAGCCGCTGACCTTGAGCGTGATGACGGCGGTGGTGGCCGTCGGTGCCGGGACGGCGAGAACGCTGACGTCCCCGGGGGTCCCGGCACGCTCCTGCGACCCGGGGGCGGGAGCGGCGCCGCGAGCCAGCGGGGCAGCCGCCTCGCCGTCGGCCGGGACATCGGTGGAGCTGGGCGCCTGGGCGTCGGGAGCCGACGTCTCGAGGTCCTCGACGACCGGAGCCTCCGTGGCGGGAGCCTCCTCGACGGGGGCCGGCGACAGCTCGCCGGTCGCCTCCTGCGCCATCGCGTCGATGTCCGCCTCGGTGAACCCGTCGACGGGCTGCGCGGAGGACGACGTGACGCCGAAGCCCGCGACGAGGACGGCGGCGGCCAGCGCGGCGATGCCGCGGTGCCGTGCCCTCGGTCGGACCTCCGGTCGTACCCGTGCGTGTCTCATCGTCGATCCCTCAACCTCGTCGGTGGTGCGCCGTCCGATCCGTGGTCCGACCTGGCCCCGAGGAAGGTCGTTCTCGCCTCGGGAAGTCGTTCAGCGGCGCCCGTCGAGCATCACGTGAGCGATGAGACCGTGCAATTGAGTGAATCGATCTTGAGTCGATTGAGGTGCGGATCGACGCCCGGTTGGGAGGGGAAACGCAACGTTAGAAGAGGTTCGACGTCCCCCGGCGCCCCACCTTCTTGAGTGTTGCGTTCCGCCATGTGGGCGTAAGGGAAAATCAACTCAGCAATGAGAAATAGACAAATTCACAAAGGCGAACCAGAGGCTGATCGTCGTCTTCTTCGCATTGGCGCTGGGGATCCTCAAGAAGGACTCAGCGCGACGTCGGGACCGAAGACCCGCCGGTACGCTCCGGCCCCCGTTCAGCGACGCCGACCGACGCCAGGGCGGGCCGCACCGGGCCCCCGCCCGTCGTCGGGCACCGCCGCCGGCTCCTCGTGAGGCCGGACCGGGTAGCCGCTCCACCACACGAGCCCGACGGCGAGGATCACGGCCGCCCCCATCATCACGGCCCACCACGGGAACCCCGGGAGGCCCGACGGCGTCCCGGCCGCCGCCAGGTCCGCCACCGGCGTCGGGGTGACGCGCTCGCCCGTGACGAGGATGCGCTGCGTGTTGATCCCGAGCGGGGTGCAGGTCACGAGCGTGACGAGATCCGCGCCCGGCTCGGCCAGCAGCATCTCGGTCTGGTCCGGCTCGATCACCTGGAAGTCGCGGACCCGGTAGGTCAGGACCTCGCCGAGGACCTCCACGACGAACGTGTCGCCGATCTCGGCGCGGTCGAGGTGGGTGAACATCGTGGCGTTCGCGAGCCCGCGGTGCGCCGTGAGCACGGACCTGCTGTCGAGCCCGCCGACCGGGAGCGACGTGCCCTCCAGGTGACCGATCCCCTCGAGAAGCGTCTCGTCGCTCGTGCCGTGGAAGATCGGCAGGTCGATCCCGAGGGCGTCGTAGCGCAGACGGCCCATGAAGCCCTCGACGGGGCCGGCCAGGAGCTCGTCGTAGACGAGGGATCCCGCGCCGGCGACGACGTCGCTGGCCGGGAGGTTGGCGTTGGCCTCGAGGACCGCGCCGCTGGCGAGCGCGTCGTTGTACGCGGCGGCGTCGGCGAGCTGCTGCGCGCGGTAGCCCGGTTCGTCGTGCGGGGGCTGCTCGAGCGCCGTCTCGGCGAGCTCGACGACCCGCGCCTGCTCGCGCTGCGTGAACCAGCCCGCCGTCTGCGGGTAGAGCACCACCCCGGCGCCCGCCACGATGGCGAGCGCCGCGACAGCCTGGGGCCACGGGAACCGCCAACGCCCCCGGGGCGTTCGAGCGGGCCCCGGCACCTTCTCGGCGGGAGTACTCACGGCAGGCCTCACTTCGTGGACGCAGGTCCGGCGGCGGCGCTGCTCGCGCCGCCGCCGGACCCGACCGGGTGACCGGTCAGCGGCGGATCAGGCTGCCGTGCGGCGACGGCGACGCGTCACCACGACCGTCCCGACGCCGACGCCGATGAGCGCGAGGCCGCCGACCGTCATGGCCAGCGTGCCGCCGGCACCCGTGAGCGGGAGGTCCGGACCCTGGACCTGCGGGTT
This window harbors:
- a CDS encoding alpha-amylase family protein; protein product: MRRSDASDLWWKNAVIYCLDVKQYLDDDADGSGDLQGLVRRVDYLAELGVSCLWLMPIYTTPGRDGGYDVADFYGIDPALGTHGDLVEVIRTARDRGIRVILDLLVNHTSDRHPWFVNARRSRNSRYRDFYIWSDEVPPDAPETMFPGEEDGVWEWDEKTEQYYSHSFYHHQPDLNVENPKVRDELAKVIGFWLEVGVSGFRVDAVPSFVSRTDGDSGTSERDHRVLQSLRQFAQRRSAEAMLLGEVNLPYDEQKAYFGSDGDGELHMQFDFVANQALYLSLARHDPGPLITALQSRPELAAEAQWGIFVRNHDELTLDQLSDAERREVFDAFGPQEDHQVYGRGLRRRLPPMMDGDPRRVRMIYSLMFSLPGTPVLFYGEEIGMGENLDIDGRMAVRTPMQWNHDGGFSLAPPSRHATAMTSGAYGPRHVNVEEQISDPDSLLHFVRSLAQTYRRSPEIGWGELAVLDPGCDGVLVHSCDSDVGRFVGVHSFADEPRTVRFDLGEEPDGVSLVCLADGSTFEPLDGVVELDLAAYGARRLRVCRPGDQRLR
- the ybaK gene encoding Cys-tRNA(Pro) deacylase; this encodes MSTTAPGTPATVTLQQADVDFVAHLYDHDPRAASFGLEASEKLGIEPERVYKTLMVDVDGELVVAVAPVSGQVDLKEVARAVGGKRAAMADPTLAQRRTGYVVGGISPLGQKLAHRLVLDSTAILQETILVSGGRRGFDIELAPDDLLRVTGGEYGDIGKP
- a CDS encoding DUF2993 domain-containing protein, with the protein product MSILDGASSRPASQPRRRHGRGRGLVVAIVALLLLVGIAVVVDRVVNDRVEAGVAENLAASYAGEDVDLTIGGFPFLTQLASGTFRDVELTAASAVYEGYTLTDLDARATDLPYDVATQVLGRAGTVSATATIPTATLESLAATQLADADLTLTTRDGALVAGTEVLGGLTVDIGLLPRAADGQIAVDIGTVSIAGFEVPLDQLPAGLADRLTDIRIDLPGLPAGLGLTSLEVVETGVRATVEGVDVDLAEAAA
- a CDS encoding S9 family peptidase, with translation MTQTTPFHTLDDYLALPRTGGIALSPDGRRLVVAQSVLDPKRTRYVTSLWEVDPSGEASARRLTRGAKGEGGPAFTASGDLLFVAARAEDGEDAKPCVWRLPAAGGEAHVLARRPGGISGVLTARASDRVVVTADTLPGATDEAAERRLRKTRKDKKVAAILHTGYPVRYWDHDLGPDAPRLFAVEGAPLPEDDGEGTTEDASDAVATPELVTVPTAEPGPDDTRGTRDLTPDAGKALIESSFALSDDGTFVVADWHTSAGASVREHLVRIDVATGERTVLVADEEADLAVASISPDGAWVAYTSESISDPHHAPRVTAWIVPSTGGEPRRLADGWDRWPTSLTWLPDSAGLLVTADEHGHSPVFRVLLAGGEPERLTDDGAYGSVVVAPEGKHAFAVRASYAYPGEVVRIDLTGTQERVTPLRGPSERPVLPGRLEDVATTVTDADGSTHTVRSYLALPEDASAESPAPLLLWIHGGPLGSWNAWSWRWNPWIMVARGYAVLLPDPALSTGYGQDFIQRGWGAWGEAPYTDLMAATDAVEARADVDETRTAAMGGSFGGYMANWVAGHTDRFRAVVTHASLWALDQFGPTTDAAYYWAREMTHEMALANSPHRFVGDIRTPMLVIHGDKDYRVPIGEGLRLWAELLEKSGLPADADGSTVHRFLYFPDENHWILTPQHAKVWYEVVEAFLAEHVLGETRELPETLG
- a CDS encoding alternate-type signal peptide domain-containing protein; translation: MSRHTQPEGVDAGTSVDAATGAPPSRRRWVRPAVAGVTLLVGLGVGGSGTFALWGDAPGAVAAGTIRTGDLDVSLVGTPVWSLTATDVAGTPTTIDPSTFLVRPGDSFTITQGATALIRGDNLNATFAVTFPGVSLPAGATASYTVLDGGTTLGSAAVGSPVTIAPLVGSNAGVTRNLTVRTTLTFPTSIADQVRTPGNAAAGAAVNLGALTVTLQQVRTGEGF
- a CDS encoding signal peptidase I produces the protein MSTTAPATSRRHARATAGTPSGARHDAARPSGSDRKPSFLRGVLSGVVTVALVALVGLALALAVVPRVMGGASLTVLSGSMEPTYSPGDIVVSVPQDRYTVGDVVTFQPVSNDPTLITHRVVSVLSSAQGPTYVTRGDANGVDDAPLEPEQIMGEVIYSVPYLGHVTHAAGNRTTVVVATVGLGLVGYGLYLFGSGWRDGRRRRSSVPAKTATDADPVVTHDDASNDKDPR
- a CDS encoding alternate-type signal peptide domain-containing protein; this encodes MNKKTTGILAGTAGAALLIGGGTFALWSDSADVAGGTITTGNLDIAAIADETEWVDASADRLDKGHVIDVAEWKAVPGDVATGEFYFSAALEGDNLVADLTSTVADASAAWYTVESVASYTTDGTTWVPFAGDVQSFTSEDNVNNVPALPELPAAVGTDANVKVTVKVTVLAGAPNVNQVNTNSTINLGAIAVGLEQTRDAGTGAGF
- a CDS encoding class C sortase, with amino-acid sequence MSTPAEKVPGPARTPRGRWRFPWPQAVAALAIVAGAGVVLYPQTAGWFTQREQARVVELAETALEQPPHDEPGYRAQQLADAAAYNDALASGAVLEANANLPASDVVAGAGSLVYDELLAGPVEGFMGRLRYDALGIDLPIFHGTSDETLLEGIGHLEGTSLPVGGLDSRSVLTAHRGLANATMFTHLDRAEIGDTFVVEVLGEVLTYRVRDFQVIEPDQTEMLLAEPGADLVTLVTCTPLGINTQRILVTGERVTPTPVADLAAAGTPSGLPGFPWWAVMMGAAVILAVGLVWWSGYPVRPHEEPAAVPDDGRGPGAARPGVGRRR